From a single Calothrix sp. NIES-2098 genomic region:
- a CDS encoding two-component hybrid sensor and regulator translates to MAEATVLPGYSITEQVYVGSKTLVYQAIREADCRSVIVKLLGHNYPSFSELIQFRNQYLIAKSLDFPGIVQPCSLENHRNGYALVMEDFGGISLFAYTQEQQHSALAIADFLAIALQLADILYELYRHRIIHKDIKPANILINPKTQQVKLIDFSIASLLPRETPEIQNPNVLEGTLAYLSPEQTGRMNRGIDYRSDFYSVGVTFYQLLTGKLPFQSNDAMELVYCHLAKQAIPVHEVNSAVPEMLSAIVAKLMAKNAEDRYQSALGLKHDLEICQRQWQETGTIEPFVLGQRDICDRFLIPEKLYGRETEVQELLAAFERVAQGDSEMMLVAGFSGIGKTVVVNEVHKPIVRQRGYFIKGKFDQFNRNIPFSAFVQAFRDLMGQLLTESDRQIQQWKTKILAALGENGQVITEVIPELERIIGKQPAAAELSGNAAQNRFNLLFQKFIQVFTTAAHPLVIFLDDLQWSDSASLKLMQLLISESKSGYLLLIGAYRDNEVSSAHPLTLTLDEIIKAGAKINTITLQALSQLKLNQLVAETLGCVEDLAWSLSQLVYQKTQGNPFFATQFLKALHQDGLIEFNFVEGCWQCDITKINQQALTDDVVQFMAFQLRRLPPSTQQVLKLAACIGNSFDLKTLAIVFEQSEIETASCLWNALQEGLILPQSDIYKFYLGEGDRTFNQESSEIVAYKFLHDRVQQAAYSLIPEENRAIAHYQIGQLLLQQISPTAREERIFELVNQLNYGTTLVVEQAERDNLAQLNLTASRKARAATAYQAAREYTTTGLTLLGEEAWQRQYTMTLALHELAAEIALLCGEFEQMNQWIAAVIDRAMTPLDRMQVYQVKIQALNSQNDFLAAIATGKSVLEILGVSLPDRPTPEDVQQAREEIAALIGDRSIEDLIHLPKMTDAHQLAIVQIAATIMPSCYLTSSPLYPLVVALQVKLSIQFGNSLFSPVSYVSYAFQINILWQEMTEVQQFGQLAYHLAKEPYAKTQRVATFVIFAGYIHHCTAHLRETLPIFQEGYQAGLETGNLEFVIYTVQVYSLNAFWTGLPLTELEPQIRAYHQHLRDLNQVTTAKHYLIYWETALILLGESEDEVPFRRDFYEKELLSQVQASNDMFRLCIFYLHRFTLNFLLEDITKAEQDAIQARKNLFACTGTIIEPVFYLLDSLTALARTPESNYESDIHWQRVQENQEKLQKWAHYAPMNHLHKLNLVEAEKSRVLNQKTAAIELYEMAIQGAKENEYLQDEALANELAAKFYLDWGKEKVAAGYMQEAYYCYSRWGAKAKVDDLEKRYPQLLQPILQQRRLNLNPLETIGFSGNSLSTRTSSTGNTSVSNALDFNSILKAAQAISSSIEFDESVANLTRIILENSGAKTSVLILPEDDTWQVRAITSINDLENSLEQIQTILNFQPLDTCGYIPTNIINYVKNTQQTILIDNLQTDIPGLIGEYMLEHQPKSVFCTPIINQGHLVGILYLENRLTSGVFTNQRLQVINLLASQTAISLENARLYQQAQQALQDLKQAQLQIVQSEKMSALGNLVSGVAHEMNNPLAFIAASLKQAKPTVVDIIEHLKLYQDFSNPSDKILEHGAEIDLEFSLEDLPKMIDAMVMACDRLKNISTSLRTFSRADKDYKVPFNIHEGIDSTILILKHRLKANEYRPAIDVLTEYGHLPQINCFPGQLNQVFMNILANAIDALEESNTGRSFTEIQANPNRITIKTSVEDKQVKISIADNGMGMSEEVKQKIFDHLFTTKAVGKGTGLGLAIAHQVIVDKHGGTLTVNSQPGTGAEFVIKLPI, encoded by the coding sequence ATGGCTGAAGCAACTGTTCTTCCTGGCTACTCTATCACCGAACAAGTCTATGTGGGTTCCAAAACCCTAGTCTATCAAGCAATCAGAGAAGCGGATTGCCGTTCTGTGATCGTTAAGCTGCTTGGACATAACTACCCTAGCTTCAGCGAACTCATTCAGTTCCGCAATCAATACCTGATCGCTAAAAGCCTTGATTTTCCTGGCATCGTCCAGCCTTGCAGTTTGGAGAACCATCGCAACGGCTATGCATTGGTAATGGAGGACTTTGGCGGTATTTCTCTTTTTGCTTATACCCAAGAACAGCAACACTCTGCTTTAGCTATTGCCGATTTTTTGGCGATCGCGTTGCAACTAGCAGATATCCTGTACGAACTCTACCGCCATCGCATTATTCATAAGGATATTAAGCCTGCCAATATACTCATAAATCCTAAGACTCAGCAGGTAAAGCTAATTGATTTCAGCATTGCTTCATTGTTACCGAGGGAAACACCAGAGATTCAAAATCCCAATGTGTTGGAAGGAACGCTGGCTTATCTCTCACCCGAACAAACAGGAAGGATGAATCGCGGTATCGACTACCGCAGCGATTTCTACTCTGTTGGTGTTACTTTTTATCAACTGCTTACAGGAAAGTTGCCATTTCAGTCTAATGATGCGATGGAATTGGTTTATTGTCATTTGGCAAAGCAGGCAATTCCCGTGCATGAGGTCAATTCTGCGGTGCCTGAGATGCTGTCTGCGATTGTGGCAAAGCTGATGGCTAAGAATGCTGAAGATCGCTATCAAAGCGCGCTGGGACTGAAGCATGATTTAGAGATTTGCCAACGTCAGTGGCAAGAAACGGGCACAATTGAGCCTTTTGTGTTGGGACAACGAGATATTTGCGATCGCTTCCTCATCCCAGAAAAACTCTATGGTAGAGAAACAGAAGTTCAGGAATTACTAGCAGCATTTGAAAGAGTTGCTCAAGGTGACAGTGAAATGATGTTAGTCGCTGGGTTCTCTGGAATCGGGAAAACGGTGGTGGTAAATGAAGTTCACAAACCGATTGTCCGGCAACGCGGCTATTTTATTAAAGGCAAATTTGACCAATTTAATCGCAATATCCCATTTTCGGCATTTGTACAAGCCTTCCGGGATTTAATGGGGCAATTGTTAACAGAAAGCGATCGCCAAATACAACAATGGAAAACTAAAATTCTCGCAGCATTAGGCGAAAATGGGCAAGTAATTACAGAAGTTATTCCCGAATTAGAAAGAATTATTGGCAAACAACCAGCAGCAGCAGAATTATCAGGTAATGCTGCACAAAATAGATTTAATTTATTATTTCAGAAATTTATTCAAGTATTTACCACTGCCGCCCATCCATTAGTAATCTTTTTGGATGACTTGCAGTGGTCAGATTCGGCTTCTTTGAAGCTGATGCAATTATTAATAAGTGAATCTAAAAGCGGTTATTTATTATTAATTGGAGCTTATCGAGATAATGAAGTATCATCTGCTCATCCTTTGACTTTGACTTTGGATGAAATTATCAAAGCAGGCGCAAAAATTAATACAATTACTCTGCAAGCGCTCAGTCAATTAAAGTTGAATCAATTAGTCGCAGAGACATTGGGTTGTGTAGAAGACTTGGCGTGGTCGCTTTCCCAACTGGTTTATCAGAAAACCCAAGGGAACCCATTCTTTGCCACTCAGTTTCTCAAAGCATTACATCAAGATGGACTAATTGAATTTAATTTTGTAGAGGGATGTTGGCAATGCGACATCACAAAAATCAATCAGCAAGCACTGACAGATGATGTCGTGCAATTCATGGCTTTTCAATTGCGCAGGCTACCGCCATCAACTCAACAAGTATTGAAACTAGCTGCTTGTATTGGTAACTCTTTTGATTTAAAAACATTAGCAATTGTTTTTGAACAGTCAGAGATAGAAACTGCTAGTTGCTTGTGGAATGCTTTGCAGGAAGGATTAATCTTGCCACAAAGTGATATTTATAAGTTTTATCTTGGGGAAGGAGATCGAACTTTTAATCAAGAAAGTTCGGAGATTGTTGCATATAAATTCCTGCATGACCGAGTTCAACAAGCTGCCTATTCTTTAATTCCAGAAGAAAACCGCGCGATCGCTCATTACCAAATTGGGCAACTATTGCTGCAACAAATTTCACCCACAGCTAGAGAAGAACGGATTTTTGAATTAGTTAATCAGTTGAACTATGGAACGACGTTAGTTGTTGAACAAGCAGAACGGGATAATTTAGCCCAACTTAACCTAACAGCTAGCCGCAAAGCTAGAGCCGCCACAGCTTATCAAGCAGCTCGTGAATATACTACAACAGGGCTGACATTATTGGGAGAAGAGGCTTGGCAGCGACAATATACCATGACCTTAGCCCTGCACGAATTAGCTGCCGAGATTGCCTTATTGTGTGGTGAATTCGAGCAGATGAACCAGTGGATTGCAGCTGTAATCGATCGCGCCATGACACCCCTGGATCGGATGCAAGTTTACCAAGTAAAAATTCAGGCATTAAACTCCCAAAATGATTTTTTAGCAGCGATCGCCACAGGTAAATCTGTCCTAGAAATATTGGGAGTCAGCTTACCCGATCGCCCCACACCAGAGGATGTTCAGCAGGCTAGAGAAGAAATCGCCGCATTAATTGGCGATCGCTCGATTGAAGATCTGATTCATCTGCCAAAGATGACGGATGCTCACCAACTGGCTATTGTCCAGATTGCTGCTACTATTATGCCTTCTTGTTACTTGACAAGCTCGCCGCTTTATCCATTAGTGGTGGCGCTACAGGTTAAGCTGTCTATTCAATTTGGCAATAGTCTGTTTTCACCTGTTAGCTATGTTAGTTATGCATTTCAAATCAATATCCTCTGGCAAGAGATGACAGAGGTACAGCAGTTTGGGCAATTAGCTTACCATCTGGCAAAAGAACCGTATGCCAAAACTCAACGAGTAGCAACCTTTGTGATCTTTGCTGGATATATTCACCACTGCACAGCACATTTGCGAGAAACGCTACCCATTTTTCAAGAAGGCTATCAAGCAGGATTGGAAACGGGCAATCTGGAATTTGTGATTTACACCGTACAAGTATATTCTTTAAATGCCTTCTGGACTGGTCTACCACTAACTGAACTCGAACCTCAAATTCGTGCCTACCACCAGCATTTACGCGACCTCAACCAAGTAACAACAGCCAAGCACTATTTAATTTACTGGGAAACGGCTCTCATCTTATTAGGTGAATCAGAAGATGAAGTTCCTTTCCGGCGAGATTTCTATGAGAAAGAATTGCTTTCTCAAGTGCAAGCATCCAATGATATGTTTCGCTTGTGTATCTTTTATCTGCATAGATTCACGTTGAATTTCTTGCTAGAAGACATTACCAAAGCCGAACAGGATGCAATTCAAGCGAGAAAAAATTTATTTGCTTGTACGGGAACAATTATTGAACCTGTCTTTTACTTGTTAGATTCGCTTACAGCACTTGCCAGAACGCCGGAATCAAATTATGAGTCAGATATTCACTGGCAACGAGTGCAGGAAAATCAAGAAAAGTTACAGAAATGGGCACACTATGCCCCAATGAATCATCTACACAAATTGAATTTAGTTGAAGCTGAAAAATCTCGCGTTCTCAATCAAAAAACAGCAGCCATAGAACTATATGAAATGGCTATTCAAGGTGCAAAAGAAAACGAATATCTTCAAGACGAAGCACTCGCTAATGAATTAGCTGCTAAATTCTACCTTGATTGGGGTAAAGAGAAGGTGGCCGCAGGTTATATGCAGGAAGCTTATTATTGCTATTCACGTTGGGGTGCAAAAGCCAAAGTTGACGATCTAGAAAAACGCTATCCTCAACTGCTGCAACCAATTTTGCAACAGCGACGGCTCAATCTAAACCCTCTAGAAACTATTGGTTTTTCTGGCAATTCTCTATCAACTCGCACTAGCAGTACGGGTAACACCAGTGTTTCCAATGCTCTTGATTTTAACTCTATTCTCAAAGCTGCTCAAGCTATTTCTAGCTCTATAGAATTCGATGAATCGGTTGCCAATCTCACCCGCATTATTTTGGAAAACTCTGGTGCGAAAACATCAGTATTGATTCTCCCCGAAGATGATACTTGGCAAGTACGAGCCATTACATCGATTAACGATCTAGAAAACTCCCTAGAGCAAATACAAACTATCCTGAATTTCCAACCATTAGATACTTGCGGATATATTCCCACAAATATTATCAATTACGTCAAAAATACCCAACAAACAATTCTCATAGATAATCTACAAACAGATATTCCTGGGTTAATTGGGGAATATATGCTAGAGCATCAACCCAAGAGTGTATTTTGTACGCCAATTATTAATCAAGGACATTTAGTAGGAATTCTTTACTTAGAAAATCGCTTAACTTCTGGAGTATTTACTAATCAACGTTTACAAGTTATTAATTTATTGGCTTCGCAGACAGCAATTTCTCTAGAAAATGCCCGACTGTATCAACAGGCTCAACAAGCATTACAAGATTTAAAACAAGCGCAACTTCAAATTGTCCAAAGTGAGAAAATGTCTGCACTGGGTAACTTAGTTTCTGGGGTAGCTCATGAAATGAATAATCCCCTGGCTTTTATTGCTGCTAGTCTCAAACAAGCAAAACCTACAGTTGTAGATATTATAGAACACTTGAAACTGTATCAAGATTTCAGCAATCCCAGCGATAAAATTCTTGAGCATGGCGCAGAAATTGATTTGGAGTTTAGCTTAGAAGACTTGCCGAAGATGATTGATGCAATGGTGATGGCGTGCGATCGCTTAAAAAATATTAGCACCAGTCTGCGTACCTTCTCCCGTGCTGATAAAGATTACAAAGTCCCTTTTAATATCCACGAAGGTATCGATAGCACAATTTTAATTCTCAAACATCGCTTAAAAGCTAACGAATACCGCCCAGCAATTGATGTGTTAACTGAATATGGTCATCTTCCACAGATTAACTGCTTTCCCGGACAATTGAATCAGGTATTTATGAACATCTTGGCAAATGCTATTGATGCTTTAGAAGAATCAAATACTGGGCGAAGTTTTACGGAAATTCAAGCCAATCCTAATAGAATTACCATTAAAACTTCAGTAGAAGATAAGCAGGTTAAGATTAGTATTGCTGATAATGGGATGGGAATGAGCGAGGAAGTTAAACAGAAAATTTTTGACCACTTATTTACTACCAAAGCTGTAGGAAAAGGCACAGGCTTAGGATTAGCGATCGCTCATCAAGTAATAGTAGATAAGCATGGTGGAACGCTAACAGTAAATTCTCAACCTGGAACAGGGGCAGAATTTGTCATTAAACTTCCCATTTAA